One genomic window of Nerophis lumbriciformis linkage group LG31, RoL_Nlum_v2.1, whole genome shotgun sequence includes the following:
- the LOC133574276 gene encoding collagen alpha-3(VI) chain-like: MYICFLSILQGHDTKRDIVFLLDGSDNTRDGFSEIKLFLKSIVESLFISENQDRVSVVQFSDKPDVNFYLNSHKTQSQVTNAIGNLRHSGGRRHNIGAALQFVRHSVFTSSSGSRRLEGVPQMLILLTTKPSTDDVRGPAFALKEHDIVSIGVGLGDADFSGLETISFKPGFIYKVTNVSILPTIQSKLLDMLNVNKVTEESTTGQPDLIMEDESLQRDIVFLVDGSDESLIGFPAIKRFITQVVQTLTVGENRDRVAVVQYSSDSRTHFSFNTYTESQDVLTTVQQLQHKGGGYLNTGAALEYVRTNTFTDSSGSRRREGVPQIVILLSGGISQDDVASAAAALKDDNIFTFCIGTKTSDILELQTIAHIPSYAFSVRDFEDIGKIHQQLVSFVKRVPRQPSSQPVLGKLMFVLRLFHFCSCSRSISLYQSHFICLSFCLSTYLPIFLLIMKCIGLLTESLLSVLNAHMVSDSISRDIVFLLDGSNKSKPRFEDIKDFVLGIVAELHINTSKDHVAVVQYSNTAQIYFNLAHFFAKDILVDTIRGLSHKGGSPNNIGAALQYVRDYVFTPESGSRLHQGVSQVLFVLSNERSADDIRAPVRMLKELGVIIIAIGTANADTLQLQTMSHNARYALSVTDYKELPTAKEGVLSLLKEAPQLLEQSAAVESFDSQKNDVVFLIDGSYDSRNGFEMIRQFIEKMAENFNLDDDRDQVAVVQYSRDSTVNFYLNSYSSKTDVLNSIRTMRHKYGRPLNLGKALEFVRDNVFAASVGGRREYLVPQYLFVFSGGRSQDDVRGPAQSLKKNGIKTFSIGTENADTLDMQNISFKPSHYFYVTSFTHLPSIHQPLRAILEDVEETTGYTPTVVDSQPVGKDIVFLLDGSDTTRNGFSAMTDFVQQVVEALNVDDNRDRVSVVQYSRDAAVQFYLNTYTTQGEILEIVKGLKHKGGKPLNTGAALQYLRDNVFTASVGSRRLEGVPQVLILLSGGMSFDSVDASADALKQLGVLIFAIGNRGSDSRELQKIAHDPRYALSVAEFSDLPSVQQQLQSSVDTVVIDVTPESPPVIGTFTKHYISMHGSSFNVLQSLFYHIFFRLLSAETDAKKDIVFLLDGSDGTRNGFPAMCDFVESVVKTLNVGANRDRVSVVQYSRDAEVQFYLNTYTSRDAIEDAVRGLRHRGGIPLNTGSALQYVRDNIFTNSSGSRHEQGVPQMLILLNGGKSSDSTDIPASALKKQGIFTISIGTQSSDNNELQKISYDPSYSLSVPELTDLPNVQDKLSSVMSRVQRALPNTSTVTVDGQPVGRDVVFLLDGSNTTRNGFSALRDFVQRVVETLNVDDNRDRVSVVQYSRDAAVQFYLNTYTTKGEILESVRGLRHKGGRPLNTGAALQYLRDNVFTASAGSRRLEGVPQVLILLSGGRSFDSVDASAAALKQLGVLIFAIGTRGSDSRELQKIAHDTSYALSVTEFSDLPSIQQQLQSSVNTVVIDVTPESPPVIAESDAKKDIVFLLDGSDGTRNGFPAMRDFVERVVKKLNVGANRDRVSVVQYSRDAEVQFYLNTYTSRDAIGDAVRGLRHRGGRPLNTGSALQYVRDNIFTNSSGSRHQQGVPQILILLNGGRSSDSIDIPASALKQQGIFTISIGTQSSDNNELQKISYDPSFSLSVPELTDLPNVQDQLSSVMSRVLRAVPRTPTVTVDRQPVGRDVVFLLDGSDTTRNGFSAMRDFVQRVVETLNVDDNRDRVSVVQYSRDAAVQFYLNTYTTKGEILESVRGQRHKGGRPLNTGAALQYLRDNVFTASAGSRRLEGVPQVLILLSGGRSFDSVDASAAALKQLGVLIFAIGTRSSDSRELQKIAHNTSYALSVTEFSDLPSIQQQLQSSVNTVVIDVTPESPPVIAESDAKKDIVFLLDGSDGTRNGFPAMRDFVERVVKKLNVGANRDRVSVVQYSRDAEVQFYLNTYTSRDAIGDAVRGLRHRGGRPLNTGSALQYVRDNIFTNSSGSRHQQGVPQILILLNGGRSSDSIDIPASALKQQGIFTISIGTQSSDNNELQKISYDPSFSLSVPELTDLPNVQDQLSSVMSRVLRGVPRTPTVTVDRQPVGRDVVFLLDGSDTTRNGFSAMRDFVQRVVETLNVDDNRDRVSVVQYSRDAAVQFYLNTYTTKGEILESVRGLRHKGGRPLNTGEALQYLRDNVFTASAGSRRLEGVPQVLILLSGGRSFDSVDAPAAALKQLGVLIFAIGTRGSDSRELQKIAHDTSYALSVTEFSDLPSIQQQLQSSVNTVVIDVTPESPPVITESDAKKDIVFLLDGSDGTRNGFPAMRDFVERVVKKLNVGANRDCVSVVQYSRDAEVQFYLNTYTSRDAIGDAVRGLRHRGGRPLNTGSALQYVRDNIFTNSSGSRHQQGVPQILILLNGGRSSDSIDIPASALKQQGIFTISIGTQSSDINELQKISYDPSFSLSVPELTDLPNVQDQLSSVMSRVLRAVPRTPTVTVDRQPVGRDVVFLLDGSDTTRNGFSAMRDFVQRVVETLNMDDNRDRVSVVQYSRDAAVQFYLNTYTTKGEILESVRGQRHKGGRPLNTGAALQYLRDNVFTASAGSRRLEGVPQVLILLSGGRSFDSVDASAAALKQLGVLIFAIGTRGSDSRELQKIAHDTSYALSVTEFSDLPSIQQQLQSSVNTVVIDVTPESPPVIAESDAKKDIVFLLDGSDGTRNGFPVMRDFVERVVKKLNVGANRDRVSVVQYSRDAEVQFYLNTYTSRDAIGDAVRGLRHRGGRPLNTGSALQYVRDNIFTNSSGSRHQQGVPQILILLNGGRSSDSIDIPASALKQQGIFTISIGTQSSDNNELQKISYDPSFSLSVPELTDLPNVQDQLSSVMSRVLRAVPRTPTVTGKPDIHPKYVAA, from the exons atgtatatatgttttctaTCTATATTACAAGGGCATGATACAAAACGAGACATTGTGTTCCTACTGGATGGATCTGATAACACAAGAGATGGATTTTCAGAAATAAAACTCTTTCTTAAGAGCATAGTAGAGAGCCTCTTTATAAGTGAGAATCAAGACAGGGTGTCTGTGGTTCAATTTTCTGATAAGCCTGATGTCAACTTCTATCTGAATTCCCACAAGACTCAGAGTCAAGTTACGAATGCCATCGGCAATTTAAGGCACAGCGGTGGGAGGCGCCATAATATTGGGGCAGCCCTGCAGTTTGTGAGAcacagtgtcttcacttcctcttCTGGCAGTAGAAGGCTAGAAGGTGTGCCTCAAATGTTAATTCTTCTCACTACAAAACCTTCCACTGATGATGTGAGAGGCCCAGCATTTGCTCTTAAAGAGCATGACATTGTGTCAATAGGGGTTGGATTGGGAGATGCAGATTTTTCGGGCTTGGAAACCATTTCATTCAAACCTGGTTTCATCTACAAGGTCACTAATGTCTCCATATTGCCCACCATCCAATCAAAACTTCTTGATATGCTGAATGTAAATAAAGTCACAGAAGAATCTACAACAGGACAACCTGATTTAATAA TGGAGGACGAGTCACTACAAAGAGACATTGTGTTTCTGGTAGATGGTTCAGATGAAAGTTTGATTGGATTTCCAGCAATTAAACGTTTTATCACACAAGTGGTTCAAACACTCACTGTTGGTGAGAACAGAGACCGAGTTGCTGTTGTCCAATATAGCAGTGATTCACGGACGCATTTCAGTTTCAACACCTACACAGAATCACAAGATGTTCTTACTACTGTCCAGCAATTGCAACATAAAGGGGGTGGATACCTCAATACTGGTGCAGCTCTTGAATACGTGAGAACCAATACTTTCACTGACTCCTCTGGTAGTCGGCGCAGAGAAGGCGTGCCTCAGATAGTGATTCTTTTGAGTGGAGGAATATCTCAAGATGATGTTGCAAGTGCTGCTGCAGCTCTTAAGGATgacaacatttttacattttgtataGGAACAAAAACATCCGATATTCTTGAGCTGCAAACTATTGCACATATACCTTCCTATGCCTTTAGTGTGCGGGATTTTGAAGATATTGGAAAAATCCATCAGCAACTTGTTTCATTTGTAAAAAGAGTACCTCGGCAGCCCAGTTCGCAGCCTGTATTAGGTAAACTGATGTTTGTATTACGTCTGTTTCACTTTTGCTCTTGCTCTCGATCTATCTCGCTCTATCAATCTCACTTTATCTGTCTGTCTTTCTGTCtgtctacctacctacctatctttCTACTTATAATGAAGTGTATTGGCCTACTAACTGAATCTTTGCTTTCTGTTTTAAATGCCCATATGGTTTCAGATTCCATCAGTCGTGACATTGTATTTTTACTTGATGGATCGAACAAGTCCAAACCAAGATTCGAAGATATCAAAGACTTTGTACTCGGGATAGTGGCAGAACTTCACATCAATACAAGCAAAGATCATGTAGCTGTGGTTCAGTACAGCAACACAGCACAGATTTACTTCAACTtggcacatttttttgcaaagGACATTCTTGTTGATACAATAAGAGGTCTAAGTCACAAAGGAGGGTCACCAAACAACATTGGAGCAGCTCTCCAGTATGTTAGGGACTATGTGTTTACTCCTGAATCTGGAAGTAGACTTCATCAGGGTGTGTCACAAGTTCTTTTTGTTCTAAGCAACGAAAGATCTGCAGATGACATAAGAGCCCCTGTCAGAATGCTGAAAGAGCTTGGTGTGATTATAATTGCTATTGGAACAGCGAATGCTGACACTCTACAACTTCAAACAATGTCGCACAATGCGAGATATGCACTTTCTGTAACTGATTACAAGGAGCTTCCGACTGCCAAGGAGGGTGTGTTGTCACTACTTAAAGAAGCTCCCCAACTTTTAGAGCAATCTGCCGCAGTGGAGAGTTTTG ATTCACAGAAAAATGATGTCGTTTTTCTGATTGATGGATCATATGACTCTCGAAATGGCTTTGAGATGATACGACAATTTATTGAAAAAATGGCTGAAAATTTTAATCTTGATGATGACAGAGACCAAGTGGCTGTCGTTCAATACAGTCGCGATTCCACAGTCAATTTCTACTTAAATTCGTATTCATCGAAGACTGATGTGCTCAATTCCATCCGAACAATGAGGCATAAGTATGGAAGACCCCTCAACCTAGGCAAAGCCCTGGAGTTTGTCAGAGACAATGTATTTGCAGCTTCAGTCGGAGGTCGTCGTGAATATCTGGTTCCTCAGTATCTGTTTGTTTTTAGTGGTGGCAGATCACAGGATGATGTGAGAGGACCAGCACAGTCACTCAAGAAAAATGGAATAAAGACTTTCAGTATTGGTACAGAGAATGCTGATACATTAGATATGCAAAACATCTCTTTTAAACCATCACATTATTTTTATGTTACAAGTTTCACACATTTGCCAAGTATACACCAACCCCTGAGAGCCATCTTGGAGGATGTTGAAGAAACAACTGGATATACACCAACTGTTg TGGACAGCCAGCCAGTTGGAAAGGACATTGTTTTCTTGTTGGATGGATCTGACACCACAAGAAATGGATTCTCAGCTATGACAGACTTTGTCCAACAAGTAGTAGAGGCACTTAACGTGGATGACAACAGAGATCGTGTCTCAGTGGTTCAGTACAGCAGAGACGCAGCTGTCCAGTTCTATCTTAACACATACACAACACAGGGTGAAATCCTTGAAATTGTCAAAGGTCTGAAGCACAAGGGTGGAAAACCCCTCAACACGGGAGCAGCTCTTCAGTACTTGAGGGATAATGTCTTCACAGCCTCTGTCGGCAGCAGGCGGCTTGAGGGAGTTCCACAGGTCCTAATTTTGCTAAGCGGTGGAATGTCATTTGACAGTGTTGATGCATCAGCTGATGCTCTCAAACAGCTGGGAGTGCTGATCTTTGCAATCGGAAACAGGGGCTCCGATAGCAGAGAACTGCAGAAGATAGCCCACGATCCCAGATATGCTCTGTCTGTGGCTGAATTTTCTGACCTACCAAGTGTCCAGCAACAGCTCCAGTCCTCCGTGGATACTGTGGTGATTGACGTCACCCCAGAATCTCCACCAGTCATTGGTACGTTTACAAAACATTATATAAGTATGCACGGAT CCAGTTTCAACGTTTTGCAAAGTTTGTTTTACCACATTTTCTTCCGTCTTCTTTCAGCTGAAACCGATGCCAAAAAGGATATTGTATTCCTTCTTGATGGCTCAGATGGCACAAGAAATGGTTTCCCTGCCATGTGTGATTTTGTTGAAAGCGTAGTAAAGACACTTAATGTGGGAGCAAACAGAGACCGTGTCTCTGTGGTCCAGTACAGCAGAGATGCAGAGGTCCAGTTCTATCTGAACACGTACACCTCACGAGATGCTATAGAGGATGCAGTCAGAGGGCTCAGACACAGAGGAGGCATACCTCTCAATACAGGGTCTGCCCTCCAATACGTCAGAGACAACATCTTTACAAACTCTTCCGGTAGTAGGCACGAGCAAGGTGTTCCACAAATGTTGATCCTGCTAAATGGCGGAAAGTCTTCTGACAGCACTGACATTCCAGCATCTGCTCTCAAAAAGCAGGGCATCTTTACAATCAGCATTGGAACACAGAGCTCTGACAACAATGAACTCCAGAAGATTTCTTATGATCCGAGCTATTCTCTGTCCGTGCCTGAGCTCACTGACCTTCCCAATGTCCAAGATAAACTATCTTCTGTAATGAGCAGAGTCCAAAGGGCGCTGCCCAATACATCCACAGTGACTG TGGACGGACAGCCAGTCGGAAGGGATGTTGTTTTCTTGTTGGATGGATCTAACACCACAAGAAATGGATTTTCAGCTTTGAGGGACTTTGTCCAACGAGTAGTAGAGACACTTAACGTGGACGACAACAGAGATCGTGTCTCAGTAGTTCAGTACAGCAGAGACGCAGCTGTCCAGTTCTATCTGAACACATACACGACAAAGGGCGAGATCCTTGAAAGTGTCAGAGGTCTGAGGCACAAAGGCGGAAGACCCCTCAACACGGGAGCAGCTCTCCAGTACTTGAGGGATAATGTCTTCACAGCCTCTGCCGGCAGCAGGCGGCTTGAGGGAGTTCCACAGGTCCTAATTTTGCTAAGCGGTGGAAGGTCTTTTGACAGCGTTGATGCATCAGCTGCTGCTCTCAAACAGCTGGGAGTGCTGATCTTTGCAATCGGAACCAGGGGCTCCGATAGCAGAGAACTGCAGAAGATAGCCCACGATACCAGCTATGCTCTGTCTGTGACTGAATTCTCTGACCTACCAAGTATCCAGCAACAGCTCCAGTCCTCCGTGAATACTGTGGTGATTGACGTCACCCCAGAATCACCACCAGTCATTG CTGAAAGCGATGCCAAAAAGGATATTGTATTCCTTCTTGATGGCTCAGATGGCACAAGGAATGGTTTCCCTGCCATGCGTGATTTTGTTGAAAGAGTGGTAAAGAAACTCAATGTGGGAGCAAACAGAGACCGTGTCTCTGTGGTCCAGTACAGCAGAGATGCAGAGGTCCAGTTCTATCTGAACACGTACACCTCAAGAGATGCTATAGGGGATGCAGTCAGAGGGCTCAGACACAGAGGAGGCAGACCTCTCAATACAGGGTCTGCCCTCCAATACGTCAGAGACAACATCTTTACAAACTCCTCTGGTAGTAGGCACCAACAAGGTGTTCCACAAATCTTAATCCTGCTAAATGGCGGAAGGTCTTCTGACAGCATTGACATCCCAGCATCTGCTCTCAAACAGCAGGGCATCTTTACAATCAGCATTGGAACACAGAGCTCTGACAACAACGAACTCCAGAAGATTTCTTATGATCCGAGCTTTTCTCTGTCCGTGCCTGAGCTCACTGACCTTCCCAATGTCCAAGATCAGCTTTCCTCTGTAATGAGCAGAGTCCTAAGGGCAGTGCCCAGGACACCCACAGTGACTG TGGACAGACAGCCAGTCGGAAGAGATGTTGTTTTCTTGTTGGATGGATCTGACACCACAAGAAATGGATTTTCAGCTATGAGAGACTTTGTCCAACGAGTAGTAGAGACACTTAACGTGGACGACAACAGAGATCGTGTCTCAGTAGTTCAGTACAGCAGAGACGCAGCTGTCCAGTTCTATCTGAACACATACACGACAAAGGGCGAGATCCTTGAAAGTGTCAGAGGTCAGAGGCACAAAGGCGGAAGACCCCTCAACACGGGAGCAGCTCTCCAGTACTTGAGGGATAATGTCTTCACAGCCTCTGCCGGCAGCAGGCGGCTTGAGGGAGTTCCACAGGTCCTAATTTTGCTAAGCGGTGGAAGGTCTTTTGACAGCGTTGATGCATCAGCTGCTGCTCTCAAACAGCTGGGAGTGCTGATCTTTGCAATCGGAACCAGAAGCTCCGATAGCAGAGAACTGCAGAAGATAGCCCACAATACCAGCTATGCTCTGTCTGTGACTGAATTCTCTGACCTACCAAGTATCCAGCAGCAGCTCCAGTCCTCCGTGAATACTGTGGTGATTGACGTCACCCCAGAATCACCACCAGTCATTG CTGAAAGCGATGCCAAAAAGGATATTGTATTCCTTCTTGATGGCTCAGATGGCACAAGGAATGGTTTCCCTGCCATGCGTGATTTTGTTGAAAGAGTGGTAAAGAAACTCAATGTGGGAGCAAACAGAGACCGTGTCTCTGTGGTCCAGTACAGCAGAGATGCAGAGGTCCAGTTCTATCTGAACACGTACACCTCAAGAGATGCTATAGGGGATGCAGTCAGAGGGCTCAGACACAGAGGAGGCAGACCTCTCAATACAGGGTCTGCCCTCCAATACGTCAGAGACAACATCTTTACAAACTCCTCTGGTAGTAGGCACCAACAAGGTGTTCCACAAATCTTAATCCTGCTAAATGGCGGAAGGTCTTCTGACAGCATTGACATCCCAGCATCTGCTCTCAAACAGCAGGGCATCTTTACAATCAGCATTGGAACACAGAGCTCTGACAACAACGAACTCCAGAAGATTTCTTATGATCCGAGCTTTTCTCTGTCCGTGCCTGAGCTCACTGACCTTCCCAATGTCCAAGATCAGCTTTCCTCTGTAATGAGCAGAGTCCTAAGGGGAGTGCCCAGGACACCCACAGTGACTG TGGACAGACAGCCAGTCGGAAGAGATGTTGTTTTCTTGTTGGATGGATCTGACACCACAAGAAATGGATTTTCAGCTATGAGAGACTTTGTCCAACGAGTAGTAGAGACACTTAACGTGGACGACAACAGAGATCGTGTCTCAGTAGTTCAGTACAGCAGAGACGCAGCTGTCCAGTTCTATCTGAACACATACACGACAAAGGGCGAGATCCTTGAAAGTGTCAGAGGTCTGAGGCACAAAGGCGGAAGACCCCTCAACACGGGAGAAGCTCTCCAGTACTTGAGGGATAATGTCTTCACGGCCTCTGCCGGCAGCAGGCGGCTTGAGGGAGTTCCACAGGTCCTAATTTTGCTAAGCGGTGGAAGGTCTTTTGACAGCGTTGATGCACCAGCTGCTGCTCTCAAACAGCTGGGAGTGCTGATCTTTGCAATCGGAACCAGAGGCTCCGATAGCAGAGAACTGCAGAAGATAGCCCACGATACCAGCTATGCTCTGTCTGTGACTGAATTCTCTGACCTACCAAGTATCCAGCAACAGCTCCAGTCCTCTGTGAATACTGTGGTGATTGACGTCACCCCAGAATCACCACCAGTCATAA CTGAAAGCGATGCCAAAAAGGATATTGTATTCCTTCTTGATGGCTCTGATGGCACAAGGAATGGTTTCCCTGCCATGCGTGATTTTGTTGAAAGAGTGGTAAAGAAACTCAATGTGGGAGCAAACAGAGACTGTGTCTCTGTGGTCCAGTACAGCAGAGATGCAGAGGTCCAGTTCTATCTGAACACGTACACCTCAAGAGATGCTATAGGGGATGCAGTCAGAGGGCTCAGACACAGAGGAGGCAGACCTCTCAATACAGGGTCTGCCCTCCAATACGTCAGAGACAACATCTTTACAAACTCCTCTGGTAGTAGGCACCAACAAGGTGTTCCACAAATCTTAATCCTGCTAAATGGCGGCAGGTCTTCTGACAGCATTGACATCCCAGCATCTGCTCTCAAACAGCAGGGCATCTTTACAATCAGCATTGGAACACAGAGCTCAGACATCAACGAACTCCAGAAGATTTCTTATGATCCGAGCTTTTCTCTGTCCGTGCCTGAGCTCACTGACCTTCCCAATGTCCAAGATCAGCTTTCCTCTGTAATGAGCAGAGTCCTAAGGGCAGTGCCCAGGACACCCACAGTGACTG TGGACAGACAGCCAGTCGGAAGAGATGTTGTTTTCTTGTTGGATGGATCTGACACCACAAGAAATGGATTTTCAGCTATGAGAGACTTTGTCCAACGAGTAGTAGAGACGCTTAACATGGACGACAACAGAGATCGTGTCTCAGTAGTTCAGTACAGCAGAGACGCAGCTGTCCAGTTCTATCTGAACACATACACGACAAAGGGCGAGATCCTTGAAAGTGTCAGAGGTCAGAGGCACAAAGGCGGAAGACCCCTCAACACGGGAGCAGCTCTCCAGTACTTGAGGGATAATGTCTTCACGGCCTCTGCCGGCAGCAGGCGGCTTGAGGGAGTTCCACAGGTCCTAATTTTGCTAAGCGGTGGAAGGTCTTTTGACAGCGTTGATGCATCAGCTGCTGCTCTCAAACAGCTGGGAGTGCTGATCTTTGCAATCGGAACCAGGGGCTCCGATAGCAGAGAACTGCAGAAGATAGCCCACGATACCAGCTATGCTCTGTCTGTGACTGAATTCTCTGACCTACCAAGTATCCAGCAACAGCTCCAGTCCTCCGTGAATACTGTGGTGATTGACGTCACCCCAGAATCACCACCAGTCATTG CTGAAAGCGATGCCAAAAAGGATATTGTATTCCTTCTTGATGGCTCAGATGGCACAAGGAATGGTTTCCCTGTCATGCGTGATTTTGTTGAAAGAGTGGTAAAGAAACTCAACGTGGGAGCAAACAGAGACCGTGTCTCTGTGGTCCAGTACAGCAGAGATGCAGAGGTCCAGTTCTATCTGAACACGTACACCTCAAGAGATGCTATAGGGGATGCAGTCAGAGGGCTCAGACACAGAGGAGGCAGACCTCTCAATACAGGGTCTGCCCTCCAATACGTCAGAGACAACATCTTTACAAATTCCTCTGGTAGTAGGCACCAACAAGGTGTTCCACAAATCTTAATCCTGCTAAATGGCGGAAGGTCTTCTGACAGCATTGACATCCCAGCATCTGCTCTCAAACAGCAGGGCATCTTTACAATCAGCATTGGAACACAGAGCTCTGACAACAACGAACTCCAGAAGATTTCTTATGATCCGAGCTTTTCTCTGTCCGTGCCTGAGCTCACTGACCTTCCCAATGTCCAAGATCAGCTTTCCTCTGTAATGAGCAGAGTCCTAAGGGCAGTGCCCAGGACACCCACAGTGACTGGTAAGCCAGATATACATCCCAAATACGTGGCAGCATGA